From the Rhinoderma darwinii isolate aRhiDar2 chromosome 12, aRhiDar2.hap1, whole genome shotgun sequence genome, one window contains:
- the LOC142665055 gene encoding uncharacterized protein LOC142665055, with amino-acid sequence MSYRELLQLVIDESSRINQGIADGRLRSGHRRRQSVEQDEDHDNVPDRRRRRGQVPPRRRLQQDAADRSRSPLRPEPIEQSETTSGRRINSETELRIPGESQPGSTPSTTQERSERLEEPTQDSSTSEPLPNLQLSREGTRSPQQTSNRLVEPTPSTSELLPNQQSTTETTDSRPVQRRQRRRGRRGRQIDRLPSRTFTENEDIQSCTICLEDYEIGEQVTVLPCSHLFHLPCIAHWIPTNPRCPLCRVHAFQRKRRR; translated from the coding sequence gcattgctgatggaagattaagatctggacatagaaggcgtcagagtgtggagcaggatgaagaccatgacaatgtccccgacaggagacgaagacgtggtcaagttccaccgcgccgtaggttgcagcaagacGCAGCGGACAGAAGCCGTtccccattacgacctgagccaatagaacagtctgaaacgacaagtggccgtcgtattaatagtgagaccgagctcagaattcctggagaatcccagcctgggtctactccatcaactactcaggagagatccgaaaggctggaggaaccaacacaagattccagcaccagtgagccgctaccaaacctgcagctGTCCAGAGAAGGAAccagatctcctcagcaaacatctaacaggctggtggagccaacaccaagcaccagtgagctgcttcccaaccaacagtcgacaacagagaccacagacagcagacctgtgcagagaagacaacgtcggcgaggcaggagaggcaggcagattgatagactcccatctcgaacctttactgaaaacgaagacatccagtcctgcactatatgcctagaggactatgagattggagagcaagtcaccgttctgccatgttctcacctattccatctgccttgtattgcacattggatcccgacaaatccacgctgtcccttgtgccgcgtccatgcctttcaaagaaagaggaggagataa